The following are encoded in a window of Algiphilus aromaticivorans DG1253 genomic DNA:
- a CDS encoding esterase/lipase family protein, with product MSRVVPENLSARDGSPPPVKLLLGELRALAEWPRGLLHLPTGGLPRGDGHAVIVLPGFGADDRATRPLRRALERLGYAAEGWGQGRNLGMRRAVGEALDARIEALAGRIGRVSLVGWSLGGVFARELARGRPNAVRRVITLGSPITHHPQATNMERIFRMANPKYSGEIDWAAFTRREAAPPVPCTAVYSPSDGIVAARCCRELPGPNTENVAVRGSHMAMVANPHVLRVVAERLALPDRT from the coding sequence ATGAGCCGCGTGGTGCCCGAGAATCTGTCCGCCAGGGACGGCAGCCCGCCGCCGGTCAAGCTGCTGCTGGGGGAGTTGCGTGCCCTCGCCGAATGGCCGCGCGGATTGCTGCATCTGCCCACTGGCGGACTGCCGCGCGGCGACGGCCACGCCGTCATCGTGCTGCCGGGTTTCGGCGCCGATGATCGCGCCACGCGCCCGCTGCGGCGCGCATTGGAGCGTCTCGGCTACGCGGCGGAAGGCTGGGGACAGGGTCGCAACCTCGGTATGCGCCGCGCTGTCGGCGAGGCGCTGGACGCACGCATCGAGGCGCTGGCGGGCCGCATCGGCCGCGTCAGCCTCGTCGGCTGGAGCCTCGGCGGCGTCTTCGCGCGCGAGCTGGCGCGCGGCCGGCCGAATGCGGTGCGCCGTGTCATCACGCTGGGCAGCCCCATCACCCACCATCCGCAGGCCACCAACATGGAGCGCATCTTCCGGATGGCGAACCCCAAGTACAGCGGGGAGATCGACTGGGCTGCCTTCACGCGCCGCGAGGCTGCGCCGCCGGTGCCCTGCACGGCGGTCTACTCACCGAGTGACGGCATCGTCGCCGCGCGCTGCTGCCGCGAGCTACCAGGGCCGAACACCGAAAACGTCGCCGTGCGCGGCAGCCACATGGCGATGGTCGCCAATCCGCACGTGCTGCGCGTGGTCGCAGAGCGCCTGGCCCTGCCCGACCGCACCTAG
- a CDS encoding RsmB/NOP family class I SAM-dependent RNA methyltransferase → MSDSLSSLHPAQVRLAQAVLEEVLADGAAADRALARHIGRNRKLGARDRRWVTRLLFGSLRSAVGLRRRAGDEPAAWLAAQLAEVHAATAEDLARLGLPTPPPAMAEDDEARRNWPEWLNVAATARMDPDDCDALAAALRQEAAVDLRVNRLRGSREQVRALLAEDGVTAQPLEWAPDALRLAARRPLQQTQAWRQGLIEPQDAGSQLICELLSPVAGETVADWCAGAGGKALAVAAQQRDRGTITAFDTDAQRLRRIAERANRLGVRSIEVQAFDGDAPDAVFDAVLVDAPCSGSGTLRRHPDQVLRAVDLAAMAATQRAILDAAACAVRPGGRLVYATCSFLPQENDDIVASFLQAHPDFSMVPAAGVLGSPPADADDPWLRTRPDVHGCDAFCALRLQRAG, encoded by the coding sequence ATGAGCGATTCGCTATCCAGCCTGCATCCGGCCCAGGTCCGACTGGCCCAGGCCGTGCTCGAAGAAGTGCTTGCCGATGGTGCGGCCGCCGACCGGGCGCTCGCACGCCATATCGGTCGAAATCGCAAGCTGGGGGCGCGCGACCGCCGCTGGGTGACGCGCCTGCTCTTTGGCAGCCTGCGCAGCGCCGTTGGCTTGCGCCGCCGTGCCGGTGATGAGCCCGCCGCCTGGCTGGCCGCCCAGCTTGCCGAGGTGCACGCGGCGACCGCCGAGGATCTCGCGCGGCTGGGTCTGCCGACACCGCCGCCGGCAATGGCCGAGGACGATGAAGCGCGGCGCAACTGGCCGGAATGGCTGAACGTGGCGGCGACCGCGCGCATGGATCCGGACGACTGCGACGCACTGGCGGCGGCCCTGCGCCAGGAGGCCGCCGTGGACCTGCGCGTGAACCGCCTGCGCGGAAGCCGCGAGCAGGTGCGGGCGCTGCTCGCCGAGGACGGCGTCACTGCGCAGCCGCTGGAATGGGCGCCCGACGCGCTGCGACTGGCCGCACGCCGCCCGCTGCAGCAGACCCAGGCCTGGCGGCAGGGCCTGATCGAGCCGCAGGATGCCGGCAGCCAGCTCATCTGCGAGCTGCTGTCGCCGGTGGCCGGCGAGACCGTGGCCGACTGGTGCGCCGGTGCCGGTGGCAAGGCGCTGGCGGTGGCTGCCCAGCAGCGCGACCGCGGCACGATCACGGCCTTCGATACTGATGCGCAGCGGCTGAGGCGCATCGCCGAGCGTGCGAACCGGCTGGGCGTGCGCAGCATCGAGGTGCAGGCCTTCGACGGCGACGCCCCTGACGCGGTCTTTGACGCGGTGCTGGTGGACGCCCCCTGCTCGGGCAGCGGTACGCTGCGTCGGCATCCGGATCAGGTGCTGCGCGCGGTCGACCTCGCGGCCATGGCTGCCACGCAGCGCGCCATCCTTGATGCGGCGGCGTGCGCTGTGCGGCCCGGCGGGCGGCTGGTTTACGCCACCTGCAGCTTCTTGCCGCAGGAGAACGACGATATCGTCGCCAGCTTCCTGCAGGCGCACCCGGATTTCTCGATGGTGCCGGCCGCTGGTGTGCTGGGCAGCCCGCCGGCCGATGCCGACGATCCCTGGCTACGCACGCGGCCCGATGTTCACGGCTGCGACGCCTTCTGTGCGCTGCGGCTGCAGCGCGCCGGCTAG
- the dusB gene encoding tRNA dihydrouridine synthase DusB, with the protein MHIGPYRIDTPLLLAPMAGVTDRCFRVLCRRLGAGLAVSEMTHADPKLRGTPKSRARHDHEGESAPIAVQIAGAEPEMLARAAQYNRAHGAQIVDINMGCPAKKVCRRDAGSALLADERLVGRILHAVVRAVDCPVTLKVRTGVDPAHRNAVRVARIAEDAGIRMLSVHGRTRDQAYRGDAEYATIAAVKAAVGIPVIANGDIDGPEAAQRVLQATGADGLMIGRAAQGRPWIFGEVAAALRGEPQPAPPSQIQIGGWLLEHMEALYGLYGERGGVRIARKHIRWYCESSVDDDALWARVCRVESASEQRRLVAEAFGFAAQRAA; encoded by the coding sequence CTGCATATCGGCCCGTATCGCATCGACACGCCGCTGCTGCTGGCGCCGATGGCTGGTGTCACCGACCGCTGCTTTCGCGTGCTCTGCCGGCGCCTGGGCGCCGGGCTGGCCGTCTCGGAGATGACGCACGCTGACCCGAAGCTGCGAGGCACGCCCAAGTCCCGCGCCCGCCACGACCACGAAGGCGAATCCGCGCCCATCGCCGTGCAGATCGCCGGCGCCGAGCCGGAGATGCTGGCGCGAGCGGCGCAGTACAACCGCGCGCACGGTGCGCAGATCGTCGACATCAATATGGGCTGCCCGGCCAAGAAGGTCTGCCGCCGCGATGCCGGCAGCGCGCTGCTCGCCGACGAGCGCCTGGTGGGGCGCATCCTGCACGCCGTCGTGCGCGCGGTGGACTGCCCGGTGACGCTGAAGGTCCGTACCGGCGTCGATCCGGCGCATCGCAACGCGGTGCGCGTGGCGCGCATCGCCGAGGATGCCGGTATCCGCATGCTGTCGGTGCATGGCCGTACGCGCGACCAGGCCTATCGCGGCGATGCCGAGTACGCCACCATCGCTGCGGTGAAGGCCGCGGTGGGCATTCCGGTGATCGCCAATGGCGACATCGATGGGCCCGAGGCGGCGCAGCGCGTTCTGCAAGCCACCGGCGCCGACGGCCTCATGATCGGCCGTGCCGCCCAGGGCCGGCCCTGGATTTTCGGCGAGGTCGCCGCCGCGCTGCGTGGCGAGCCGCAGCCGGCGCCGCCGAGCCAGATACAGATCGGCGGCTGGCTGCTCGAGCATATGGAGGCGCTCTACGGCCTCTACGGCGAGCGCGGCGGCGTGCGCATCGCGCGCAAGCACATCCGCTGGTACTGCGAATCCTCCGTCGATGACGACGCGCTCTGGGCGCGTGTCTGCCGTGTCGAGTCGGCCAGCGAGCAGCGCCGTCTGGTGGCCGAGGCCTTCGGCTTCGCGGCGCAGCGTGCGGCATGA
- a CDS encoding YceI family protein has translation MNIAKSLTTGLAGIALLAAGSAVAEDAKPKAGTYQIDNTHTFAFFELSHLGLSNFKGRFDDIEGTVDFHPDKGEGRVEVIIDAASVNSGVADLDKHLRNEDFFQVEKYPEIRFVGDEFEISKGKVLAVSGELTLLGVTRPVTLQFSNFNCIEHPMARVPACGGNAHTRIKRSDFGMDAYVPAVGDMVRLSIEVEALQPKDENKDG, from the coding sequence ATGAACATCGCTAAATCGCTGACCACTGGCCTGGCCGGCATCGCCCTTCTCGCTGCCGGCAGCGCCGTAGCCGAAGATGCCAAGCCGAAGGCCGGCACCTATCAGATCGACAATACACACACCTTCGCCTTCTTCGAGCTCAGCCACCTCGGCCTGAGCAACTTCAAAGGTCGCTTCGACGATATCGAGGGTACGGTCGACTTCCACCCCGACAAGGGCGAGGGCCGCGTCGAGGTCATCATCGACGCCGCTTCCGTGAACTCCGGCGTCGCCGATCTCGACAAGCACCTGCGCAATGAGGATTTCTTTCAGGTCGAGAAATACCCTGAGATCCGCTTCGTCGGCGACGAATTCGAGATCAGCAAGGGCAAGGTTCTGGCCGTGTCCGGCGAACTGACGCTGCTGGGCGTGACACGGCCTGTGACGCTGCAGTTCAGCAATTTCAACTGCATCGAGCACCCCATGGCGCGCGTGCCGGCCTGCGGCGGCAACGCCCATACCCGCATCAAGCGCAGTGACTTCGGCATGGACGCCTACGTCCCGGCCGTCGGCGATATGGTGCGGCTGAGCATCGAGGTCGAGGCACTGCAGCCGAAGGACGAGAATAAGGACGGCTGA
- a CDS encoding YceI family protein, with protein sequence MLVLLAVGIVLPPADAQKPLSVQQSDSEITFQVTQMGVTVRGGFSDWEADIAIDEAKPEDSSARLIVHTASIDTGHSDTDREVKKKNWLAVEQFPEAVFEAERVTRRGDGQWLAEGPLRIRDVSRDIEVPFTLERLDDDRLRMKGTFSIKRADYDVGGGAWGDFDVVANEVRIDFTLVAAP encoded by the coding sequence TTGCTGGTACTGCTCGCCGTCGGTATCGTTCTGCCCCCGGCCGATGCGCAGAAGCCACTGTCGGTACAGCAGTCCGACAGCGAGATCACCTTCCAGGTCACCCAGATGGGCGTGACCGTGCGCGGCGGCTTCTCCGACTGGGAGGCCGACATCGCGATCGACGAGGCCAAACCGGAGGACAGCAGCGCACGCTTGATCGTGCACACGGCTTCCATCGACACCGGTCACAGCGATACCGATCGCGAGGTCAAGAAGAAGAACTGGCTGGCCGTTGAGCAGTTCCCCGAGGCCGTCTTCGAGGCCGAGCGCGTCACGCGACGCGGCGATGGTCAGTGGCTTGCCGAAGGACCATTGCGCATCCGCGACGTCAGCCGCGACATCGAGGTTCCCTTCACCTTGGAGCGCCTGGACGACGACCGCTTGCGAATGAAAGGAACTTTCAGCATCAAGCGCGCGGACTACGACGTCGGCGGTGGCGCCTGGGGCGACTTCGATGTCGTCGCCAACGAGGTTCGTATCGATTTCACTCTCGTGGCCGCACCCTGA
- a CDS encoding cytochrome b: MSQQSPHATASTRYGAVAQIFHWLTAVGVIASFTIGLIMVDMAFSPLQLKLYSWHKWVGVCIFMLLFLRLGWRLWHPAPPLPASTPPWQRHAAHLTHWALYALLLIIPLSGWLMSSAKGFSTVVFGVLPLPDLLDQHEALGDRLAVLHWWLNKTLLALVILHVAAALKHQFVDRDGLLWRMLPGRRPQGDC; this comes from the coding sequence ATGTCGCAGCAAAGCCCCCACGCCACCGCATCCACGCGCTACGGAGCAGTCGCCCAGATCTTCCACTGGCTGACCGCGGTCGGCGTGATAGCGAGCTTCACCATCGGCCTGATCATGGTCGACATGGCCTTCTCACCACTGCAGCTCAAGCTTTACTCGTGGCACAAGTGGGTTGGCGTGTGCATCTTCATGCTGCTGTTTCTGCGCCTGGGCTGGCGGCTATGGCACCCGGCGCCGCCGCTGCCGGCGTCGACGCCGCCCTGGCAACGCCACGCCGCTCATCTGACGCACTGGGCGCTCTACGCGCTGCTGCTGATCATTCCGCTGAGCGGCTGGCTGATGAGTTCGGCCAAGGGCTTTTCCACGGTGGTCTTCGGCGTGCTGCCACTGCCCGATCTGCTTGACCAGCACGAAGCCCTGGGCGATCGGCTGGCCGTATTGCACTGGTGGCTGAACAAGACGCTGCTGGCGCTGGTCATTCTGCATGTGGCCGCAGCGCTCAAGCATCAATTCGTTGATCGCGATGGCCTGCTGTGGCGCATGCTCCCAGGTCGCCGCCCGCAAGGAGATTGCTGA
- the rlmH gene encoding 23S rRNA (pseudouridine(1915)-N(3))-methyltransferase RlmH, which translates to MRIRIAAVGTRMPDWTQAAVEEYTRRMPAECRVELAPVAAAPRPKKPDTARIKRDEAARLRAQIPEGALLVALDEGGRAWSTRQLAAGLEGWMADGRDVCMLIGGADGLDAELLSAADLRLSLSALTLPHAMARVLLVEALYRAWSVVAGHPYHRG; encoded by the coding sequence GTGCGCATCCGCATCGCCGCGGTGGGCACACGCATGCCCGATTGGACGCAGGCGGCCGTTGAGGAGTACACCCGCCGCATGCCGGCCGAGTGCCGCGTGGAGCTGGCGCCGGTGGCCGCCGCACCGCGTCCGAAGAAGCCCGATACCGCCCGCATCAAGCGCGACGAGGCTGCCCGGCTGCGCGCGCAGATTCCCGAGGGCGCGCTGCTGGTCGCCCTGGATGAGGGCGGGCGCGCCTGGAGCACGCGCCAGCTCGCGGCCGGCCTGGAAGGCTGGATGGCTGATGGCCGTGACGTCTGCATGCTGATTGGCGGCGCCGACGGGCTGGATGCGGAGTTGCTGAGCGCTGCCGATCTCCGCCTGTCGCTGAGCGCCTTGACGCTGCCGCACGCGATGGCGCGGGTGCTTCTGGTCGAAGCGCTTTACCGCGCCTGGAGCGTGGTCGCCGGCCACCCCTACCATCGCGGCTGA
- the rsfS gene encoding ribosome silencing factor, producing the protein MTDTLIDTVVGALEDLKGEQITRLHVAPLTTITDDMVLCTGSSSRHVQSLAQRVVEDAKKHGVQPRGVEGISRAEWVLVDLGTVVVHVMQAQMRALYQLEKLWDLPGPEARDEAASGD; encoded by the coding sequence ATGACCGATACTCTGATCGATACCGTGGTGGGGGCCCTGGAAGATCTCAAGGGCGAGCAGATCACCCGCCTGCACGTGGCGCCGCTGACCACCATCACCGACGACATGGTGCTTTGCACCGGTAGCTCCAGCCGTCACGTCCAGTCGCTGGCGCAACGCGTGGTGGAGGACGCCAAGAAGCACGGCGTGCAGCCGCGCGGCGTCGAAGGCATTAGTCGGGCCGAATGGGTGCTCGTCGACCTCGGCACCGTGGTCGTGCACGTTATGCAGGCGCAGATGCGCGCGCTCTATCAACTCGAGAAGCTCTGGGATCTACCCGGCCCCGAGGCGCGCGACGAGGCCGCCAGCGGCGACTGA
- the nadD gene encoding nicotinate-nucleotide adenylyltransferase, producing the protein MIGLYGGTFAPVHNGHLRFAIEAGERLGLDAVHLLACAQPPHRAVPAIDGQRRHDWLVRAVAGTPRLVADDDELQREGPSYTVDTLARARERFPDQTLLWLLGADAFNSLHSWHRWEALFEQAHLVVAARPGHPLAPDPAVAAYPRVDCAALREQPAGCWHALEIPELEISSSGIRRRLHDGGCLRGLVPDRLLDHLDAQDRADLAELA; encoded by the coding sequence GTGATCGGCCTCTACGGCGGGACCTTCGCGCCCGTGCACAACGGCCATCTTCGCTTCGCGATCGAGGCCGGTGAGCGGCTCGGGCTCGATGCGGTACACCTTCTGGCCTGCGCACAGCCGCCGCATCGCGCCGTACCCGCCATCGATGGGCAGCGCCGCCACGATTGGCTCGTGCGTGCCGTTGCCGGCACGCCGCGCCTGGTGGCTGACGATGACGAACTGCAGCGTGAAGGACCCTCCTACACCGTCGATACGCTGGCGCGCGCACGCGAGCGGTTTCCGGATCAGACGCTGCTGTGGTTGCTGGGCGCCGACGCCTTCAACAGCCTGCACAGCTGGCATCGCTGGGAGGCGCTGTTCGAGCAGGCGCATCTGGTCGTGGCGGCGCGCCCAGGCCACCCGCTAGCGCCGGATCCGGCGGTGGCGGCCTATCCGCGTGTCGACTGCGCTGCCCTGCGTGAGCAGCCGGCCGGCTGCTGGCACGCGCTGGAAATTCCCGAGCTGGAGATATCCTCCAGCGGGATTCGTCGCCGCCTGCACGACGGCGGCTGCCTGCGCGGTCTGGTTCCGGACCGGCTGCTGGATCATCTCGACGCGCAGGATCGCGCCGACCTTGCCGAGCTTGCATGA
- a CDS encoding glutamate-5-semialdehyde dehydrogenase, producing MRGVGQRARAAAPEIARADTGTKNAVLFRMAEALLENCDRILAANARDMKAARANALDAALLERLELNNERVEAMAEGVRQVAELPDPIGAIHELQRRPSGIEVGRMRVPLGVVGIVYESRPNVTADAAALCIKSGNACVLRGGSEALESNRIIGEIVGSALRATGLPADTAQVVDFTDRDAVAAMLTMPEYIDVLIPRGGRGLVAFVAEHARVPVIKHLDGICHVYIDAEADPDKALAIAVNAKTQRYGVCNAMETLLVDAAVAERMLPEIARALAPYEVELRGCPRSCNILPGIDAASESDWRSEYLAPVLSVAVVDGLDGAIAHIARYSSAHTEAIVTENYSHARRFLREVDSASVMVNASTRFADGFEYGLGAEIGISTDKFHARGPVGLEGLTSQKWVVYGDGQVR from the coding sequence ATGCGCGGTGTCGGCCAGCGAGCCCGCGCGGCCGCGCCCGAGATCGCGCGTGCCGATACCGGGACCAAGAACGCCGTCCTCTTCCGCATGGCCGAGGCCTTGCTTGAGAACTGCGATCGCATCTTGGCCGCCAACGCCCGCGACATGAAGGCCGCGCGCGCGAATGCGCTCGACGCGGCGCTGCTCGAACGCCTCGAGTTGAATAACGAGCGCGTCGAGGCCATGGCCGAGGGCGTGCGTCAGGTCGCGGAGCTTCCGGATCCCATCGGGGCCATCCATGAGCTGCAGCGCCGTCCCTCCGGCATTGAGGTCGGGCGCATGCGCGTGCCGCTGGGCGTTGTCGGCATCGTCTATGAATCACGACCGAATGTCACCGCCGATGCCGCCGCGCTCTGCATCAAGAGCGGCAATGCCTGCGTGCTGCGTGGTGGCTCGGAGGCGCTGGAATCCAATCGCATCATCGGCGAGATCGTGGGCTCGGCGCTACGCGCAACCGGGCTACCGGCCGATACGGCGCAGGTGGTTGACTTCACGGACCGTGACGCCGTTGCTGCCATGCTGACCATGCCCGAGTACATCGACGTGCTGATTCCGCGGGGTGGCCGGGGCCTGGTTGCCTTCGTGGCCGAGCACGCGCGCGTGCCGGTGATCAAGCATCTGGACGGCATCTGCCACGTTTACATCGATGCCGAGGCTGATCCGGACAAGGCACTTGCCATCGCCGTCAACGCCAAGACCCAGCGCTACGGCGTCTGCAACGCCATGGAGACGCTGCTCGTCGATGCCGCCGTGGCTGAGCGCATGCTGCCCGAGATTGCGCGCGCACTGGCGCCCTACGAAGTCGAGCTGCGTGGTTGCCCGCGCAGCTGCAATATCCTCCCGGGCATCGACGCGGCCAGCGAAAGCGACTGGCGGAGCGAGTATCTTGCGCCGGTGCTTTCGGTGGCGGTGGTCGACGGCCTGGACGGGGCCATCGCGCACATCGCGCGCTACAGCTCGGCACACACCGAGGCCATCGTCACCGAGAACTACAGCCACGCGCGTCGCTTCCTGCGCGAGGTGGACTCGGCCTCTGTCATGGTCAATGCTTCGACGCGCTTCGCGGACGGCTTCGAGTACGGGCTGGGTGCCGAGATCGGCATCAGCACCGACAAATTCCACGCGCGCGGTCCGGTCGGCCTTGAGGGGCTGACCTCGCAGAAGTGGGTCGTCTACGGCGACGGCCAGGTGCGCTGA
- the holA gene encoding DNA polymerase III subunit delta, with product MPIRPDQLDSALRTPRRVWIVAGEEPLLVEESADRVRSALRAEGFAEREQIPAEGKGDWDALHATLSAPSLFASQRIVEMRCDSLDGRAAAALKGAAAHAGGDAALLLISGALDVRARKTKWYSELDRDFGLVYAWRVDSQEFPRWIEQRLQARGLRGSREAVAAIASCSEGHLLAAAQLIEQLRALQGRESAPLEADAVWALGADMARFDPFSLMDRVFAGDGAGAVRAARSLRRGGTELPAITGGLAFVLRQWHQAQGAYARSGDVRAATKAAHIYGPRAQSLERALVRSRAGHLQGLMRWLAEIDSAAKRGQAAAAWDDLLTWCGVASGAISPGFLPRSLCKT from the coding sequence CGCCGCGGCGCGTGTGGATCGTGGCGGGAGAGGAGCCGCTGCTGGTTGAGGAATCGGCCGATCGAGTGCGCAGCGCGCTGCGCGCCGAAGGCTTCGCCGAGCGCGAACAGATTCCAGCAGAGGGCAAAGGAGACTGGGACGCGCTGCACGCAACCCTGAGCGCGCCCTCGCTCTTTGCCAGTCAGCGTATCGTCGAAATGCGCTGCGATAGCCTGGACGGCCGCGCTGCGGCGGCGCTGAAGGGAGCGGCAGCACATGCCGGCGGGGACGCCGCTCTGCTGTTGATCAGCGGGGCGCTGGATGTGCGCGCGCGCAAGACCAAGTGGTATAGCGAGCTCGATCGCGATTTCGGGCTGGTCTACGCCTGGCGCGTCGATAGCCAAGAGTTCCCTCGTTGGATCGAGCAACGCCTGCAGGCGCGCGGGTTGCGAGGCAGTCGCGAAGCCGTTGCGGCAATCGCCAGCTGCAGCGAAGGCCATCTGCTGGCCGCCGCTCAGCTCATCGAGCAGTTGCGCGCCCTGCAGGGCAGGGAGTCGGCGCCGCTGGAGGCCGACGCGGTCTGGGCGCTGGGGGCGGATATGGCACGCTTCGACCCCTTCTCCCTGATGGACCGCGTCTTCGCCGGTGACGGTGCCGGGGCAGTGCGGGCGGCGCGCAGCCTGCGCCGCGGTGGCACCGAGCTGCCCGCCATCACCGGCGGGCTGGCCTTCGTGCTGCGGCAATGGCACCAGGCCCAGGGCGCCTACGCGCGCAGCGGTGACGTGCGCGCGGCCACTAAGGCTGCGCACATCTACGGCCCGCGCGCCCAGTCGCTGGAGCGCGCGCTTGTGCGCAGCCGCGCCGGGCACCTGCAGGGGCTGATGCGCTGGCTGGCCGAGATCGATAGCGCGGCCAAGCGGGGTCAGGCGGCGGCCGCCTGGGACGACCTGCTAACATGGTGCGGCGTCGCCAGCGGCGCGATTTCACCGGGATTCCTTCCCCGCTCACTATGCAAGACCTAG